In Actinomadura luteofluorescens, the sequence TGATCATCCTGCTGACCGTGGTCGCCTCCTACCGGCAGAACGTCCGGGCCTACCAGAGCGGCGGCGGCGACTTCGAGGTCGCCACCACCAACCTCGGCGGCAACTGGGGCGTCGTGGTGGCGAGCGCGCTGCTGGTCGACTACGTCCTCACCGTGGCGGTGTCGGTGTCGTCGGGGGTGGAGAACCTCGGCGCCCTGCTGAAGTTCATGCAGCCGCACGAGGTCGCCGTCGCGATCGTCATCGTCGTGCTGCTCACCCTCGGGAACCTGCGCGGCCTCAAGGAGGCCGGGGTCGCCTTCGCGATCCCCACCTACCTGTTCATGTTCGCGGTCTTCGGCATGCTGGCGTGGGGACTGGTCCGGCTGGTGTCGGGCGCCCAGCTGCAGGCCGAGACGGCGCACTACGAGGTCCGCGGCGACGAGATGGGCATCGCCGGGTTCGCCCTGGTGTTCCTGCTGCTGCGGGCCTTCTCCTCCGGCTGCGCCGCGCTGACCGGGGTCGAGGCGATCAGCAACGGCGTGCCCGCGTTCAAGAAGCCCAAGGGCGAGAACGCCGCCACCACCCTGCTGGCGCTCGGGCTCGTCGCGATGACGCTGTTCGGCGGCGTCACCGCGTTCGCCTACATCACCGACGCGAAGTTCGCCGAGCCCGACCAGGGCAGCCAGCTGATCGATCCGTCCACCGGCAAACCCGTCACCGACGCCGACCCGGTGATCGCGCAGGTGGCGCACACGGTGTTCAGCAACTTCACCCCCGGGTTCGCGCTCGTCACCGCGATGACCGCGCTGATCCTGTTCCTCGCCGCCAACACCGCGTTCAACGGGTTCCCGGTGCTCGGCTCGGTGCTCGCGCAGAACCGCTACCTGCCGCGCCAGCTCCACACCCGCGGCGACCGGCTCGCCTACAGCAACGGCATCATCATCCTCGCCACCATGGCCGGGCTGTTGATCTACGCCTACGACGCGTCCGTCAGCCGGCTGATCCCGCTCTACACCGTCGGCGTGTTCGTGTCGTTCACCGTCAGCCAGGTCGGCATGGTCCGGCACTGGAACCGGCTCCTGGCCACCGAGCCGGACGCGGCGCAGCGCCGCCGGATGCGCACCTCCCGCGGGATCAACGCCTTCGGCGCGACCCTCACCGGAATCGTCCTGGTCGTCGTGCTGATCACCAAGTTCGCGCTCGGCGCCTACATCGTCTGCATCGCGATGCCGCTGCTGTTCCTGCTGATGAAGGCGATCAGGCGGCACTACGACCGGGTCGCCGCGGAGCTGGTGCCCTCCGGCGAGGACGTCGCGCTGCCCGCCCGCAACCACGGCATCGTGCTCGTCTCCAAGATCCACAAGCCGACGCTGCGGGCCCTGGCCTACGCCCGCGCCACCCGCCCGTCCACCCTGGAGGCGGTGACCGTCGCGGTGGACCACGAGGAGTCGCAGCGGCTCCAGCAGGAGTGGGACGCCCTCGACATCCCCGTCCCGCTGAAGATCCTCGACTCCCCGTACCGGGAGATCACGCGCCCCGTCCTGTCCTACGTCAAGGGGGTCCGGCGCAAGAGCCCCCGCGACGTCGTCACCGTGTTCATCCCCGAGTACGTCGTCGGCCACTGGTGGGAGCATCTCCTGCACAACCAGAGCGCGCTGCGGCTGAAGGGCCGGCTGCTGTTCCAGCCGGGCGTGATGGTGACGAGCGTCGCCTGGCAGCTGCAGTCCTCCGACCGGCTCAAGGGGCGCAAGGAGCCGCCGGGGCCCGGCTCGTCCCGGCGCCCGCCGCGGGCCGGAACGCGCCCCGGGGCCGGTAGTGTTTCGGACCGTGACTGAACTCGAACCCGACGTCCTCGAACTGGAGGTCGGCAACGTCGCCAACGGCGGTTTCTGCGTCGCCCGGCACGAGGGGCGCGTGGTCTTCGTCCGGCACGCCCTGCCCGGCGAACGGGTGAGGGCCCGCGTCACCGACCGCACCAAGAACTTCCTCCGCGCCGATGCCGTGGAGATCATCGAGGCGTCCCCCGACCGGGTGCAGGCGCCCTGCCCGTTCGCCGGTCCCGGGCGGTGCGGCGGCTGCGACTGGCAGCACGCCTCCCTGCCCGCCCAGCGGGCGCTGAAGGCCGCGGTCGTGCAGGAGCAGCTGGAGCGGCTCGCAGGGATCACCCGCACGGTCGTCGTCGAGGAGGTCCCGTACCCGGTCGACGGCGAGGTGGTGCCGCAGCCGGGGCTCGGCTGGCGCACCCGCGTCCAGTTCTCGGTCTCCTCCGGCGTCGTCGGCCTGCGCAAGCACCGCTCGCACGACATCGAGCCGGTGGACGAGTGCCTGATCGCCCACCCCGGCGTGGAGCTGATGGGCATCGAGCGCAAGCGCTGGCCGGGCGCGTCGGGCGTCGAGGGCGTGGTGTCGGCGAGCACGGGCGACCGCCTCGTCGTGCTGCGCGGCCGCGACCGCCGCAAGATCCGCGTCCCGCGGCTGGACGTGCCGGTCCGGCTCGTGCGCGGCAAGCCCGAGCCGGGCTCGGGGCTCCCGTACGTGCGCGAAGAGGTCTCCGGGCGGCTCTACCAGGTCAGCGGCAGCGGCTTCTGGCAGGTCCACCCCGGCGCCGCGCAACTGCTCGCCGACGCCGTCGTGGACGCCCTCGAACCGAAGCCCGGCGACATCGCCCTCGACCTGTACTGCGGCGTCGGCCTGTTCGCCGGCGTCCTCGCCGACCGCGTCGGCGGCGACGGCCTCGTCGTCGGCATCGAGTCGGACGGCCAGGCCGTCCGCGACGCCCGCTTCAACCTGCGCGACCTGCCGAACGTCTCGATCGAGCGGGGCTCCGTGGAGGAGGTCGTCGCCGACCTGGAGTTCGGCCGCGCGTCCTCGGGCTCGCGCACCCAGAACAAGCGCGGCACCGGCCACCACGGAGGCTCCCGCGTCCGCAAGGCCGACCTCGTCGTCCTCGACCCGCCCCGCACCGGCGCGGGCCGCGAGGTCGTCGACCACATCACCCGCGTCGCCGGCCGCAAGATCGCCTACGTCTCCTGCGACCCGGCGACCCTGGCCCGCGACCTCGCCTACTTCAGCGAACGCGGCTGGACCCTCGAGTCCTTCCGCGCCTTCGACGCCTTCCCCATGACCCACCACGTAGAGTGCCTCGCCACCCTGGTCAAGGGATAGGATCGGCGCTGACCTGCACTGATTCTCTTGGGTGCGTTTCAGTGCGGGTCAGTGCGACCCCCTGTATTTCAAGATCATGGCGCATGGATCGCGCACGGTCATGAACGCGTGAACGTCAGGGCCGCGCCATCTCGCGGCCCGAATCGGGGCTGAACGGGCTGCGCCTGTGAGACGAGCGTGGCCGGATGGTGACAGCGAGCTATCTCGTGTGAACCGTTCACCGAAGGTGAGGCGTCCAACACGCGTTCCTCCGCCGTCGGCAGATCACGACAGGACCGTCCATGCGCAGCCTCACCATCATTGCCGCACTTCCCGCGGCCGCTCTGGCCCTCACCGCGTGCGGCGGCACCGCGGACAATGCCGCCCCGACCAAGACCGTGACCGTCGCACCGCCCAGCGCGACCGCGCCCGCGAGCACGCCGACGGTCCCTCCGAGCAGCGCGAAGCCTCCGGCCGCGAAGAAGATCCGCGTCCCGAATGTGGTCGGGAAGAACCACCAGGCCGCGCAGGACCTCATGCAGGCGGCCGGCCTCTGGATGCTGCGGGAGGAGGACGCGACCGGACAGGGACGGATGCTCATCCTGGACCGCAACTGGCAGGTGGTCCGCCAGAACCCGAAGGCCGGGACGAGCGTCGCGCCGGAGGCCACGATCACCCTGTACTCCAAGAAGATCGGGGAGTAGGCCCCCGTTCACCCGCCCGTCAGCCCCTGGCCGGCGGGCGCCATTCCACTGGCAGGACGTACTCCACCTCGTAGCGGTCCGTGGGCACCACGATGTCGGCCGTCTCCACCGCCCGCTCCGCCGTGCGATAGGTCCGCTAAATGACCATGACCACGGCCCCGAGCGCCTCACCGAGCAACTCCGTCTCGGACTGGAGTACCGGCCGCGCCGTCACGACCTCCTGCACCGACTCGACGTGCTGCTCCCCGGGTGGAGGATTGAGGGGAGTGACTTGCCGTCCCTCCCGTTTCGTGCCGTTCGGGAAGGGGGCGGCGAGAAGACGATCATTCTGGGTGCCGGTTCCGCTGACGCGCTGTGGAACCTGCTGTCCCAGCAGGACGCCGCTGAAAGCGGACGCGCGCTTCTGGCGCTGGGCAAGGCGCTGGTGGAGCGCGGTGCGACGGTCATCGAGCACGGCGGCAGCATCGTCACCAGGACGCGGACCGGGGTCGCTCGTTCGGTCGGTGCGCTGCGGGGCCGGTTCGTCTGGGACTCCGGGCTCGATCTCGGCCCGACCGGCGACGTGGGCGAGGTCGCCGGGAAGATCGTGCGGCTGCTCGGCCTGGAGCCGCACCCGCAAATGTCGGTGCTCGCCCGGCGCATGGGCGTGCGCGGCTACGCCGTGGACATCTCCGCTTCGGAGATCACCGTGACGACCCCTCTCGGCGTCTCACCACCGCGTGCCGTGCGGGTCACCTGCGAGCCGCGGCCGACGGACGAGGACCGCGACTGGTTCTGGACGCACTGGGGTGACGCGCTCGCTGAGGCCGGCGACATCACCGGCGCGGAGGTCGCCCTCGTCGGGCTGCTGGCAGCCCAGCCGTGACCCGGGCCCACCCATGCCACAGCGGCTGAGGCCTAGGCGAACACAACACAGAGTGTGTCCGCTTGACCCTGTAGCGTGACTCGCGCGTGTGAGTGGCGCGACGACAGGAGGGGATATGCGACTGCCCCGATGGGCTCCATGGGTCGGGGGCGTGTTGGGCGATTCTCCGGCCATCACCAGCGTGAAGCCCTTCGCCGACGCGGGGATCACCGATCCCCGGTTCGGGCACATCATTACTCTGACCACGGGCGCCCAGATCGAACTGCAATGGGTACGGACCAGTCCGTCGTCGGGCGATGAGCACGATGAGGTCCCGGTCACTGGGGATCCGCCCGTGCCGGTGACCCTGCCGGAACTGCCGAGTTCGGGCCGGACGTCAATCCGCCTGATCGAGCAGCACCTCGCCGCGCTCATCGTCAACGGGGGGAACCCGGAGATCCGGGCGGTCGAGCGGAAGTCGACCCGCGCGGAAGCCGGCCTGCGGCCGTGCTGCGTCATCGTGCGCATGCACAGCGGTGCCGACATCTTCGGCGTGTTCCGAAGCCTGGC encodes:
- a CDS encoding APC family permease; the protein is MSKVPDLAKRLLLGRALSSAQQHEQLLKKRIALPVFASDALSSVAYAPQEILLALGAGGLVMYHYTPWIAAAVVIILLTVVASYRQNVRAYQSGGGDFEVATTNLGGNWGVVVASALLVDYVLTVAVSVSSGVENLGALLKFMQPHEVAVAIVIVVLLTLGNLRGLKEAGVAFAIPTYLFMFAVFGMLAWGLVRLVSGAQLQAETAHYEVRGDEMGIAGFALVFLLLRAFSSGCAALTGVEAISNGVPAFKKPKGENAATTLLALGLVAMTLFGGVTAFAYITDAKFAEPDQGSQLIDPSTGKPVTDADPVIAQVAHTVFSNFTPGFALVTAMTALILFLAANTAFNGFPVLGSVLAQNRYLPRQLHTRGDRLAYSNGIIILATMAGLLIYAYDASVSRLIPLYTVGVFVSFTVSQVGMVRHWNRLLATEPDAAQRRRMRTSRGINAFGATLTGIVLVVVLITKFALGAYIVCIAMPLLFLLMKAIRRHYDRVAAELVPSGEDVALPARNHGIVLVSKIHKPTLRALAYARATRPSTLEAVTVAVDHEESQRLQQEWDALDIPVPLKILDSPYREITRPVLSYVKGVRRKSPRDVVTVFIPEYVVGHWWEHLLHNQSALRLKGRLLFQPGVMVTSVAWQLQSSDRLKGRKEPPGPGSSRRPPRAGTRPGAGSVSDRD
- a CDS encoding class I SAM-dependent RNA methyltransferase, with protein sequence MTELEPDVLELEVGNVANGGFCVARHEGRVVFVRHALPGERVRARVTDRTKNFLRADAVEIIEASPDRVQAPCPFAGPGRCGGCDWQHASLPAQRALKAAVVQEQLERLAGITRTVVVEEVPYPVDGEVVPQPGLGWRTRVQFSVSSGVVGLRKHRSHDIEPVDECLIAHPGVELMGIERKRWPGASGVEGVVSASTGDRLVVLRGRDRRKIRVPRLDVPVRLVRGKPEPGSGLPYVREEVSGRLYQVSGSGFWQVHPGAAQLLADAVVDALEPKPGDIALDLYCGVGLFAGVLADRVGGDGLVVGIESDGQAVRDARFNLRDLPNVSIERGSVEEVVADLEFGRASSGSRTQNKRGTGHHGGSRVRKADLVVLDPPRTGAGREVVDHITRVAGRKIAYVSCDPATLARDLAYFSERGWTLESFRAFDAFPMTHHVECLATLVKG
- a CDS encoding PASTA domain-containing protein; amino-acid sequence: MRSLTIIAALPAAALALTACGGTADNAAPTKTVTVAPPSATAPASTPTVPPSSAKPPAAKKIRVPNVVGKNHQAAQDLMQAAGLWMLREEDATGQGRMLILDRNWQVVRQNPKAGTSVAPEATITLYSKKIGE